One segment of Thermofilaceae archaeon DNA contains the following:
- a CDS encoding ABC transporter permease, with protein sequence MMEKILVVAKKEIVENLKSVRFWGLIALFILFYIASTYAVGFALRGFGGLVPTGRQRVVLQLSSNVANAFNYIAPLLGIALGFGAIAAEREKGTIRLVLSRPIYRDDLINGKMIAAALLILLALGLSTLIAMPTAVVLQGITVTAEDFVRLLLLLLPATLLAFAYYSLALFASVNSSRSSHALVISLVLWIFFSFVLPLLASLIAFHTLGPPPAISFRFNATRPFQPGQEPTQLREYYQKYSQITSTIQLISPNARFQSLSQALFALRQQTSAYEELGA encoded by the coding sequence AGCGTTAGGTTCTGGGGGCTCATCGCCCTTTTCATCCTATTCTACATCGCATCAACATACGCTGTCGGCTTCGCTCTGCGAGGCTTTGGAGGCCTAGTGCCCACGGGTAGGCAGAGAGTCGTACTGCAGCTCTCGAGCAACGTTGCTAATGCCTTTAACTACATAGCGCCGCTGCTGGGCATCGCGCTGGGCTTCGGGGCCATCGCAGCTGAGCGTGAGAAGGGTACTATCAGGCTGGTGCTATCACGCCCAATCTACAGGGACGACCTCATCAATGGTAAGATGATTGCGGCTGCACTACTGATACTGCTGGCGCTCGGGCTCTCAACGCTCATCGCTATGCCAACAGCGGTGGTGCTCCAGGGCATCACAGTGACTGCGGAAGACTTCGTGAGGCTCCTCTTGCTGCTCCTACCAGCCACGCTGCTGGCCTTCGCGTACTACTCGTTAGCGCTCTTCGCCTCGGTCAACTCGTCAAGGTCGAGCCACGCCCTCGTGATTAGCCTTGTGCTCTGGATCTTCTTCAGCTTCGTACTACCACTCCTAGCCTCCCTCATAGCCTTCCACACGCTGGGACCGCCGCCTGCGATAAGCTTCCGATTCAACGCTACGAGACCCTTCCAGCCCGGGCAGGAGCCAACCCAGCTTAGAGAGTACTACCAGAAGTACTCGCAGATAACAAGCACGATCCAGTTGATCTCCCCCAACGCACGCTTCCAGAGCCTATCTCAAGCGCTCTTCGCCTTGAGGCAGCAAACAAGCGCCTATGAAGAGCTTGGCGC